The Vidua chalybeata isolate OUT-0048 chromosome 6, bVidCha1 merged haplotype, whole genome shotgun sequence genome has a segment encoding these proteins:
- the CEND1 gene encoding cell cycle exit and neuronal differentiation protein 1 isoform X1, translating to MPAGGEAPGAVPCPGRTLPVSQASQDNHSQALSSGGSSASCSSRAREKSWDSPAYPVAAHSTPRMDSKGNVRSGNKPDAKAASSGKPEKPNPGPATNADKKEAPKEQPAPATATKKAGGDAAIANNHSNLKPSPAATETQEASGQSPDSDHKGNSSEESPGSFFDNMKPLIIVGGVAVAALAVIVGVAFLARKK from the coding sequence GTGCTGTACCATGTCCAGGTAGGACACTGCCAGTGTCACAAGCATCCCAAGACAACCACTCCCAGGCCTTGAGCTCGGGTGgctcctctgcttcctgcagcagccggGCAAGGGAGAAGAGCTGGGATAGCCCCGCGTATCCAGTCGCTGCCCACAGCACCCCTAGGATGGATTCCAAAGGCAACGTCCGAAGCGGAAACAAACCCGACGCCAAGGCCGCCAGCTCCGGGAAGCCGGAAAAACCCAaccctgggcctgccacgaaTGCAGACAAGAAGGAGGCCCCCAAagagcagcctgctcctgccacgGCCACCAAGAAGGCAGGCGGTGACGCCGCCATCGCCAACAACCACAGCAACCTGAAACCCAGCCCCGCCGCCACGGAGACGCAGGAGGCCAGCGGCCAGTCCCCTGACTCTGACCACAAGGGAAACAGCTCCGAGGAGTCACCGGGCAGCTTCTTCGACAACATGAAGCCCTTGATCATCGTCGGAGGAGTGGCGGTGGCCGCGCTGGCTGTGATTGTGGGAGTGGCATTCCTAGCCCGGAAAAAATGA
- the CEND1 gene encoding cell cycle exit and neuronal differentiation protein 1 isoform X2 — translation MDSKGNVRSGNKPDAKAASSGKPEKPNPGPATNADKKEAPKEQPAPATATKKAGGDAAIANNHSNLKPSPAATETQEASGQSPDSDHKGNSSEESPGSFFDNMKPLIIVGGVAVAALAVIVGVAFLARKK, via the coding sequence ATGGATTCCAAAGGCAACGTCCGAAGCGGAAACAAACCCGACGCCAAGGCCGCCAGCTCCGGGAAGCCGGAAAAACCCAaccctgggcctgccacgaaTGCAGACAAGAAGGAGGCCCCCAAagagcagcctgctcctgccacgGCCACCAAGAAGGCAGGCGGTGACGCCGCCATCGCCAACAACCACAGCAACCTGAAACCCAGCCCCGCCGCCACGGAGACGCAGGAGGCCAGCGGCCAGTCCCCTGACTCTGACCACAAGGGAAACAGCTCCGAGGAGTCACCGGGCAGCTTCTTCGACAACATGAAGCCCTTGATCATCGTCGGAGGAGTGGCGGTGGCCGCGCTGGCTGTGATTGTGGGAGTGGCATTCCTAGCCCGGAAAAAATGA